In Populus alba chromosome 4, ASM523922v2, whole genome shotgun sequence, the genomic window CCAGAGATTTATATGGTGGTGTCCAGACTCCATGGTCTTGGCTTCATTGACAGAGATCTCAAAATGTTGGGCAACTTCAACCAATGAACATGGGGCTGGCAGAGGTCCCTAATCTCCTTCGCCATGATAAAGGACTCGAGGATGAAGGGGTAGATGGATACAAAGCCGAACCTACATCCCGGATAGGCTACAGACGCCTAGGTGCATGCACTGAGCTGATGTAGAAAGAGGCAGCTGGAAAAGGACAAAACATTCAATTCCTTGCATGAAGAAATGAATTCAACCATAAGCAAAGATTGTTGGATCTTGCAGACCAGTTACGGCAATCAACATAAGGAGAGGATTTACCAACCCATTTTACGTATCAACGCAAGTACGGAAGAAATCTCAGTATCACCCAATGCAATTCGCTCCAAATATATCAGTTGGAACACGCGCTTGacccagaaaaaaataagataaaccaTTCGAATTTAAAGTTAACTTGAAACAGAGTCGTCCACTACTGTCTGTCTGTCATAACTTCCAGTACTACAGAAGCATACACTAATGGCTACAATGCCACTTTTCATGACTACCATAGAGGGAACTAATACAACGGAATCAAGCACTTTACATAGACAACATTCATTCTCAGAAACGTAAATGAATCTTCTTCGTTTGAATATAAACAATAAAGTTTCACTTCTGCAACATCAGCACTCTGCCATCATAAAATGCCAAGGCACAATTGAACTTTAGGTTTGTAAGTGCATATTAAAGTCCATCGCAACATGAAGGCATGTcccttaaaaaggaaaaatcaattgTCATGAATCTTCATGTCTAAATATCTCCTTCCATCTGGTCCTTTTCTAGTTGCCTATCAACCAGCCAGGCTTTAGTCCCCACGGGAGCCACTGCTACTTGCAGAAGATTTCTTACCACCATACTTCTGTTAAATACCAAAGAAACCAGAATGTTATCTCACATAATAGCGGTCCTACTATAAGAAAGGAAGTTACAGCAACCACAGTTATTGAAGGTGTGAATAAAAGGTGGTTGTATGGAAGAGAAAAGTAGAGGTGTAAAGCACTCGGAAACTCACCTGTTTTCCTAAACTGAATGGaatatatttgtatttgatCATATGTGCAATTTGGCGCCTCATTGTAAGGACAAAAAGAACAATCCAGTAACAGAGCAAAATAGGCCAAAAGACAGGAACATCAAACATGGAAAAGAAGGTCATAACAAATGCGATGACGAATGCCTTAGTGAAGGAGTACCTGAATGTAATGGCAGAAACAGCAGGTTATtggcatgcatagatgtattaAAGATGGATCCTCAAAAGCAGCCCTAAGTAGTTGAGAAAAGGCTTGGGATAGAGAAACATCTGGACTTAACCAAACAAACtactaaaaatatttaggtttCCAACCACTTAATTCTTAAAAGCAAACAAGAATCTGCAAGAGCTATGAGAACCATCAATGTATCTTGCCAGGTGTCCAAGTGAATCACTCATGATTGAAGTCTCAAAAGACTACTGGGAATCATTTATCAGGTTATAAGGAACAATGGAAGCAATTACTCAACAGAACAACTGAAATGATAAGCATACCAACAGCATGGGGGTAGTTACAAGATTAAATGCCACAAGTGGCAAAATTGTTTTCATTACCAGAATTTAAACTCAGGAAGTCGGCGAATGAAGGGCTTGAATTCATCAGAACCCTTTGTTGGCAGTGAAGGACCGTCTGAAGGATCAATTTCAGGATCAACCAGTGGTGACAAAAACCCAATTAGCAAATTCAGTATGTATATTCCAAGCCCATAGGCAATGATGTAAAACCCTTGAACGTAACAAACTCGCAAGCAGTAGATAGCCACTGCAACAAGAGTGCCAATCCACCTGTAGACCGTATGAGGTGTACTCTTATCAAGATAATACTGATACATCCTCCAAACATCATGTCCCCATTGTGCAACAGGCGATGCAACCGAGGCACCCTCAGCCCCAACTCCCTCCATCCAATTTAATCTTCACAATCCTGCTGATTTgataatacaaaacaaattaaaccaaCAACACACACAAACTCgttaaaaaaggaagaaaatgcaACAAATACCACTGCCCCTATCTACATTGTATACTACCATGCTTCATTTCAACTGTAAAAGCATGAACTTGCTTCCTTTTGATCAATACCCATTCAATTTCACGAATCATAATCCAGATAAGTAATCGATTTCCAATCaccacagaaaaaagaaaaaaaaaatagcatgaatCTCCTCAATTGCTACCAAAATCTCATGAAATGAAGCAATATATAAACTGCAAAACCGATAAATATTTGCCAAACTTATGTTCAAAATTTACTCCACATGCCAAAATGGATGcaagaaacataaaaactatCCAACACTCACAAAACCCCTCACTTTCCCCATTTTTATGAACCCAGAGTgtgtaaaaaatgaaaatctaaCAAATTTGAAAGAAGCCCAGAtaataaatgaacaaaaaaatgcaGTTAATAAGCTTCATTtaagcaaccaaaaaaaaaataaacagtacAAGATCTATGCAATCAGGAAACAAAGAAATACTCTCAAGAACcccaaaaaatacaagaaacagATCTATAATTAACAGAGCATAAGAATCAAGAACCATAAACTTACGAGCTGATTGGATGGTAACAGATATGGGATTAAAGGCAGCAAAGAATCAGAAAgtaaatgtaaaagaaaaccaagtaaaaaaaatgaaaaaaaatgtaaggggaaagaaataaaaaaaaaaaaaaaatcgattgtgatagtaaagaaaatgaagagaagagaagctgACCTTAAATGGACTTCTGTTTTATGGATGGCCGAGGACTGTGAGAGACAGCGGAGGAGGAACAAAGGTAATATTTGGAGGCGAAATATGTGCAGATCGATCAGTGAGAGCCAGTGCCTGCTTGCAGGGATAGGTTTGGTATTTTCCTGGTTTTTTGTCTTTATTTCTgaatttccattaaaaaaaaaaaaaaccaagaaacgAAGTAAGGGTGCTCGTATTGATTGAGGACAGTGAAGGGTGTTCGAAAGATAAGAGGTGATGGCAAGGAGAATCTGTGGGGGGACACCCCAGAAGACTcgtccttattttattttatttttcaattttcttgtaaTGTGTTTATCAGTCCTTGATCAATTCAGAGAGATTTAGAGCACCTATAAGAATAAAACTGtccattaaaaattattgaatatttatgagATAAGAAAGGACGGTGCGAACAAAGTATCTAATTGTATTCATGGAAATATTAATAATCTTAGTTTTGGTATGACATATGAtgcctaaaataaataatttagccatgtgttttatcttttgattattttttatcttatttttagattaatatcaaatgattagatcactttaaaattttagtgcaggaacaattgaagaagaagaaaattagaTTAGTCATCCAAGAAACTTGGAGGCTAATAATAGTACTGAAATTAATATCAGTTATAATAGATTAATCGAagtgaaagaaaatgatttataGGAAGGCAGATAGATAATAAATTGGTAATTTAAAGTAAGAATGAAAAATGATAgtaatattatgataatttgcataaattgattagtcatttaagaaaaaaaaaataactaataataacaatgaatattattattggcATAGATTAATTAccaaaaaattgtaattaatgatatcaaaaatattggTGTCGGCTTAAATTGATTAGtcatttgagaaagaaaatgataaatgataaaaataaaaattattgttggcaTGGATTAATTATCATGCAAGGATAATTAATGATATCAAATGTATTAATGTCAGCATAAATTAGacacttaaaaaagaaaatgaccaatgatgatgatgaatatcGTTGTTGACATGAATTAATTATCAAGTAATAGAAATTAATGATGTCACAAATATTAATATCAGTATAAATTGAGTTGTCCTTTGAGAGatggaaaaattaataataataaatatatttgtcgGTAAGGTAAACCTCcaattcaaatcataaaaaatattataaatattttttattaataatcaaaggataataaaaaggttttttgttttgttgcaaTGATAAAGGAgacattgatatatatatattaatgccTATATtacttaataaacaaaaaagatatacaatcatgatattaaatatcttcTAAGCCAACCATTGTatcttattaattatatgtttataCATATGTTTTGTATTGTAAGTTCTTTCCAGACTTGTCTATATTAGTGTGAATTATGCTTGTAGTCTTTTTCTTGCTATAGTTTAGGGAGTTAtataactctttttttaattattattattgatgtatTAGGATTGAAAACTTATTAActtaatgataatttaaaatgttgaatttatgaataatttttagtttatctTTCATGGcatgtaatttaattagatGGAATGTGATGCTTTTATATTTCCCTTAATTATATAGTTATAATTTCTATAATTCCATAAGATAATTAGTAATACATTATAGATATTTGTAATATATAATAGGTTTATGGAGTAATTGTAAATGAATATGGTTAAATGTGTGGGATGATTATTGATAAGATGTTTATATTGACTGATTTGTGTGATAAAAAGAATGTTTGATGCAAGTATTGATGATGTGAATAACTTGATAACATTACCAAATAGAGAAAATGTTGCCAAGATttacaatacacacacacagacTTTATTAGTTATGAacatattgaattttaaaaatgagaCAAAACTTAAGGATGTTACatttatagtttatatatttttatatagccATGAACTTTGATGTAATTTTGCTGAGTGCTAAAATAAAGTGATCAAAATATTTGCTACATGTAGTTTTAAATTATCCTAGAATCATAAATATTCTAAAAGGAGTGGGGAAATACTATTCCCCTATATATTGTGGACTTAAAGTCATTGGCATTATGGATTCACTATACCCATGAGTTTTtgtatcatttgttttttaattttacctttcaagGGCCTAATTAGAGGCTAATTTAGCTAAAATTGATCAataagagtgaaattaaaagacaaatgactaaaataaaacacactgtttttagaatttgtttttttaaatcttaaacttAGTCCTAACTCTATACTAATTATAACAATTAGGtccctataatttttaaagtttttttaaaaatcaattttaatcaaaaactttttttttctttttttttagttctttgggttgagagaggagaaagaaagttGCTGGATTCCAatgttagagagagaaaaatatcattagcaCTAGTTTCGACCAACAAAAcgatcaatttttatataaatgattccataaaattagataagttcaacttagttttttttaccttgaaatgcataaaaaaaaaaaaacacatatgagCTCGAGAAGATTTCTGGTTTTTGGTTGACTTGAGGTTTTGGGGtggtttttaggttttttaagcCCATGAATTCATTTAACAAAGTTTCTAGTgtgttttctaggtgtttttgGTAGAAAATGGGTTGAAAATAGATTTATGGGCCAAAGAACATTTGACCCTGTTTTTTGGTCATCATAGTGACCGAGTTTGAGCAAAATTAGACGACGTGTcatctaatttaatttgtttaaagaaaaataggACAGATGACATGTCACCCGTTctttttgcaataaaaaaaattaagggtcCAAGCACACGAGCTCTTACTAAATAAGTTAGTGAGTTGGCCTAGCTTGCCAGACCCATCAATGACTaacattttccttctcttttttttctaattattttttatatgttttttttaaattaatttttatttatatttattaacacccctattctcttttattttgttcatatagctttttttaaatgatgattattttttagttattttgtatgcatttgtttttctgaaataattattctaattcatctataatatttttttatgttttatataaataaaaagtatttatttttggataatgtTTCTAATATACTTAaccttatataatatattttttttattaaattaatttcacgtatatatgatttgattaaataaaaatttaatttttataaacaaagttATTTAACACAATTAAATCAAAAACACGTATTGCAAGGTTAGATGACttgatttatatatgtttattcgatttttttaattctcatcttcatttattattaatgatttttttttcatttttttacacatattattcttaatttatttaattatatgtatgtataagttttttttattttatacttataatttttttatgtataaatacaCGTGAAAAAgcttatatatacttttttttatatagaaaaaaaattctgatcATCAGTGAGCAcgggtaaaataaataaaaaaataagtgaaaagcTGAGTCCTAAAACACtctaaggccatgtttgttttcccGGAAAATAGTtttcgggaaaccattttccaaacttttctatgtttgtttgtcattagaaaagttggtcaacgaaaaatactttctagtcaacgaaaaacactttccagttaatttcagtcaaagaaaaatttgacttggttttcaggaaagtgttttccttttaactgtgtttgttttccggaaaatggtttccgggaaatcactttctaaactttcttgtgtttgtttgccagtaggaaagttggtcaatggaaaacactttccagtaaaaggaaaatttggcttggttttcaggaaagtgttttcctgaaaaatttagtgggaaaacactttctggaaattgtaaaaaatttagaaatgtcattatttgctgattatattaaatttaatcctcaaacttttgattgctatatatattttgttttgaatatttatttttcaatttcatctcttaaaattttatttttatattaactttggtcttatttttataattgttattttctttttccttatcatatttttattgaaattttttatctatcaaatttggtcctcattcttttgattgttacttattttatttgaaataatttatgaaatgttgattattattattttaatttctttcatctttcattttttttttaatttttttagatttgatctctattattttgattattatttattttatttgatataatttatgaaattatattttttttcaatttcattctcattcaacttatttttaatttataagatttgttccttattattttaataaacttgagaaaaataaaatattaataagttattttccagctcattttccatgacataaccaaacactgaaaaatattttccaattcatttttcattacactatcaaaatattgaaaaatactttttcagaATTTACTTTCTCGgaaattcactttttaaaaaaaaactacttttccaacaaacaaacagaGTCTAATAAATGGAGAAGGGGCCAAAATTAGGTTGGGCCCTGGGGCACCTTGCACAAACAGAGCTGAGTCATTCAAGCCCATTAATGGTGGTTGCCAGGGTAAGCTATAGGCCCAACATACAGGCCATTTAATATGTTCTAATGATTTTTAGAAGCAGAAAAACGTGTTTTACCCCAGTTGTATTCTTTGTTTTGCATGAGTGTAGCCATCTTCTCATCCTTGGAAGAGTCGGATCTTCGAAcagtttttatgttattaacaATATGTTTGCAATTATAATTGCGATTggttcttatttaaaaatatattaagttttttatgttaaaatattcagaaatacatgaaaatttTCTATACTCACTGAAAATCTAGTGTAAAATCAGATACATATTTATCTAGGAATGTGATTACGGACtacttttaaagtatttttttatttaaaaatatattaaaataatatatttttttattttttaaaaattatttttgatgttagtgtataaaaatgatttgaaaacactaaaataatattaatttaaaatttaaaaaaattaaaatttgtttatataaacttttaaaatataagaatttcaATGCAATAATTACATAGATGACAGAAATGGAGGCAATCATTTTAGCAAAACGCCAACAAATTCATTTCCATTCACAGGACCAGTAAAAGTAGTGGGATGGACACAACTTGTGATTTGAAGCGGTCTTTTCACGCCTCAACCAAATAAGCTTCGCCACTTAAATTAAGTGGTTCTTCCagcaaattaaattttttatttaaatttagattttgcaagaaaaaaaaagtgaaaaatgcCATGAAGCACCCATGAATGGTGGAGGTGAGAAGGGCATGAAGCACGAAACGCATCGACTCTTctactctattttttattgattttgttaattttaaatcttaagaTCTATCTTTTAAGAGATTTGAAGCTAGTATTTTTCACagcttttttctatttatgatttcagagaaaataaaaggataaatatCAGCTCTAAAAAAAGTCTGGAAGAGCCATTAAAGGGAATTTAGTACAGTGGATGAATttctgaagggaaaaaaaaacaaggaattttGTACAGTCTTGCACTGTTGGCTTTATATGACTGCCTCTATTGGTGAATTTCACagccttggttttttttactttttggttTGAATCTAAAACCATAAACTTACTTAAAATAATGGTATAAATACGaatcaattgaattatattaagATTAGCATTATCTTGCAATTAGGCATTAGATAAGACTAGCATGCTATCATGCCCTAGGTCATAggtcaaagtaatttttatattttaaaatttagacattgctaatgtgttttttaaaataaaaatagattttaaccatatatttaaaaataattgcatagtaaatggtatttttatctaatatataaaaagaaaacattagaTCTATTTAGATCAACCATGGTTGACATGCAATGCAAAACTTATGAAggataatcttgaaaaaaataaactatgaagTTAAATCTtccaattaactcaatattgaatgataaaattaattaaaaaaaacaatttttttcttaaaaaactaagTGAACTTAAATGAACCAACCAAACTCTTGACACAAGTTATGCATACCAttagtttcaataaaaaaaaatgttaatcatgaagattatttttcatttaatagatttatatgataacaaaacgcatgtatttttttttttgtatgaaatatttttttaaaaggaaaaaataacatgttcatAGGAATGAGAtagtgaaagaaaataattgataacAAATGGTGAGATCACATGTTCCATTTCGATTTCATCATAactatatattatcaaatttgaaatttaacaaataaaatatttaaattaaaaagacaaggtGCAATGCATCTACTAGCTCTTCCAAAGAAGTGGCTCCTCCAAATACAAATGATTTCACTCCAAGCACATTTCTTGAATAAAATAGGAGTCGTCATTATTAATATTCCATAAAatctat contains:
- the LOC118039740 gene encoding protein RER1A produces the protein MEGVGAEGASVASPVAQWGHDVWRMYQYYLDKSTPHTVYRWIGTLVAVAIYCLRVCYVQGFYIIAYGLGIYILNLLIGFLSPLVDPEIDPSDGPSLPTKGSDEFKPFIRRLPEFKFWYSFTKAFVIAFVMTFFSMFDVPVFWPILLCYWIVLFVLTMRRQIAHMIKYKYIPFSLGKQKYGGKKSSASSSGSRGD